In Paenibacillus protaetiae, the genomic stretch CCATGATGCCAATACGGAGCAGCTCGTCGATATGCTGTATGACGGAACGGAATTCATTTATTTGGAAAGCGCCCGTATTGATACGCGGCATACGCATGGCACGGGCTGCACGTTTTCCGCAGCGATTGCGGCGGAGCTTGCTGCAGGCAAAACAGTGGAAGAGGCGGTTCGCACCGCCAAAGCGTTTATCCAGGCAGCGATTGAAGACGGGCTTGGCATCGGCGGCGGCCACGGGCCTACGAACCATTTTGCCTACCAGCGCCGCTTAAGGGGGATGAGCCGTGCCGACGTGGAATGAAGAAGCGATTCGCCGCGCGCTAAAGCTGTATTTTATTATGGGCAGCGTGAACTGCAGGAGTGCGGCTGCACCGGCTGAGGTGCTGAGGGAAGCTATTCGGGGCGGCATTACCCTGTTTCAGTACCGCGAAAAAGGAGCCGGGGCGCTGACGGGTGAAGCGATGCTGGCGCTTGGCGCCGAGCTTCGCGATATATGCCGCGCATCCGGCATTCCGTTTATCGTCAACGACGATATCGAGCTGGCCATTGCGCTGGATGCCGACGGCATCCATATCGGGCAGGACGATGCTCCTGCGGATGAAATCCGGCGGCGCGTCGGCGAAGGCCGGATCGTAGGCGTATCCGCCCATACGATAGAGGAAGCCCGCAAGGCGATTGCCGACGGCGCCGACTACTTGGGCATCGGGCCGATCTACCCGACATCGTCCAAGGACGATGCCAAGCCGGTGCAAGGCACCCGCCTGCTTGAGAAGTTAGCGGCTAACGGCATCCGTATCCCGCTGGTTGGCATCGGCGGCATTACAACAGCCAATGCGGGCGAAGTTATGCGCGGCGGCGCCGACGGCATCTCGATCATTTCAGCCATCGCTGCTGCCGGCTCTCCCGCCGAAGCAGCACACGAACTGCTTGCAGCCGTTCAGAGACCATAACCAGAAGAAGCTATCGCCCGTTTACAGGCAATAGCTTCTTTTTTTAGATTGTTTAAATACCACGGTGCAGCTCTGCGGATAAGAGCGTTATTGCTTACATTACGCTAACGATTCCGCCAGCTCGTTCAAGCGGTCCCATGTTTCGGTAATGCCTTGCAGCATGCCCATATCCAGCACGGTTTTGAGCGCTTCCTCCGATGCGTGGGAAAATCAACGAGGCAAGCCGGGACTTCCCAGCCTTTTGGCCCCCACCAGCGATTCAGATGCTCCGCTCTTTGAACAAGCTGTACACAAGATTGCGGGGCGCATGAAATACACGCTCCAGCACCAGCACGCGTCCGTCCTCTACTTTGGACACCGTTTCATTCGTAAACATCATTATTCCTCCTTTTAGACAGGTTTCATATGTTCGCTTGTTGTTTTCCTTCTGCAGCTCCAGCAAGTAATTTTCCAGGTTGTCAAACCGTTTTTCCATCACATGCCTAAAGGGCTTCAGTCATACCGTCAGCGGGCCGTCGCGCAAAAGTTTCACCACCCGCATCCGGGGCGGCTCTGCCCATGCGCATAGTTTCCTATAAATGACATTTTAACTTTAAAGATAATGTATTACTCCTGACTCTGGCGTTCCTTCCACTTTTGCACGGCCTTACGGGAAGCCGCATATAATTTCACGGCTAATGCGTTTACTTCATTTTCAAAAGTGCCGTACATGAGCAGCAAAAAGCCTATAACAATAAAAAAGATAGAATAGCGGGTCGGGGCAGTTCCTCCCATGTCCCGTAAGGCGGTCCCGAGCTTTCCAGGAGGCGTTGACCAGCCTCCCAATTCAGCTGCATATTTAGCAGCGGGAATATGAATCGCTAAATAGAAAATAATCCCTACTAAAAATAAAAAACCGCCGACCAGCATTTTTTTCAACCCGCTCGCTCCTCTTTTTCCGTTTTCCCTCTTCATACTAAACGGAATTTTTTACCAAATGTTGCGGGGGTTACAGCAGAAAAAAAAACAGCCCCGGCGGGCTGCTTTCTGCGGCATGATGCAGGCTCCTGCTTCATGCTCCAACTCTGTTCTACACTAAACGCCCGCCTGCTGCGGCGGCTTCCGCTTTGGCCAGGCGCGATGCCTGCACGACCCGGCTGATTTGCGCGATAATACCGTCCAGCGATGCCGGATCATGAACATCGTATTCGTCGATGTTCAGCTTCAGGACGGGACAAGCGTTAAACTCCCCGATCCATGCCGCGTAACGCTGGTGCATCCGTTCCCAATAAGTGCGTTCGGTCTGGATTTCCATCTCGCGCCCCCGTTCTTCGATCCGGTTCAGAATGGACGGCAGGCTGCCCTCCAAATAAATAAGCACATCCGGATGCGGAAAATACGGCGTCATCACCATCGCTTCAAACAAGCCGGTGTAAGTCGCATAATCGGTTGCGGTCATCGTGCCTTGATCCGCGTGCATTTTCGCAAAGATGC encodes the following:
- the thiE gene encoding thiamine phosphate synthase; this encodes MGSVNCRSAAAPAEVLREAIRGGITLFQYREKGAGALTGEAMLALGAELRDICRASGIPFIVNDDIELAIALDADGIHIGQDDAPADEIRRRVGEGRIVGVSAHTIEEARKAIADGADYLGIGPIYPTSSKDDAKPVQGTRLLEKLAANGIRIPLVGIGGITTANAGEVMRGGADGISIISAIAAAGSPAEAAHELLAAVQRP
- a CDS encoding deoxynucleoside kinase; protein product: MEHSIPSNALITVAGTVGVGKSTLTAALAKRLGFRTSLEQVDHNPYLEKFYHDFERWSFHLQIYFLAERFKEQKAIYEAGGGFVQDRSIYEDTGIFAKMHADQGTMTATDYATYTGLFEAMVMTPYFPHPDVLIYLEGSLPSILNRIEERGREMEIQTERTYWERMHQRYAAWIGEFNACPVLKLNIDEYDVHDPASLDGIIAQISRVVQASRLAKAEAAAAGGRLV